In one window of Cottoperca gobio unplaced genomic scaffold, fCotGob3.1 fCotGob3_125arrow_ctg1, whole genome shotgun sequence DNA:
- the nedd1 gene encoding protein NEDD1, with protein sequence CADSRIPGTSGDTHFGRTHVTGLELLSREGEGQQVVGRASLDIFSPVREDSHSGGNSHRKTPLSTPLAAAAARCYSPLSVFQTPSPIKEEEPFSAAAETCDSRKPDKASRSSLEGEDPTTPTLSQQTNHSQLAAPFFTPDPGLGRANGLQAQLSYESHAQGAAPPPAAGAALSAAVSSSLSQNIVEVVGQAGAAPLTSLQIHFIQNMIHETLEDFRDVCHRDIVNLQVEMVRQFYIQLNEIHGLIEKYSVNESLVEEVEKLREENRRLKTNY encoded by the exons TGTGCAGACTCTCGGATCCCAGGGACAAGCGGCGACACGCACTTTGGACGAACACACG TGACCGGTCTGGAGCTGCTGTCCAGAGAAGGCGAGGGGCAGCAGGTCGTGGGCCGGGCCAGTCTGGACATCTTCTCTCCGGTCAGAGAAG acTCTCATTCGGGGGGGAACTCGCACCGTAAGACTCCTCTGAGTACGCCGctggcagctgctgcagctcgctGCTACAGCCCGCTGTCCGTCTTCCAAACCCCTTCCCCCATCAAAGAGGAGGAACCATTCTCTGCTGCAGCCGAGACATGTGACTCCAGAAAG CCGGACAAGGCGAGCCGTTCCAGCCTGGAGGGGGAGGATCCGACCACGCCCACATTGTCACAGCAGACCAATCACAGTCAGCTGGCCGCGCCTTTCTTCACGCCAGATCCCGGCCTCGGGAGAGCCAATGGCCTTCAAGCTCAGCTGAGCTACGAATCCCATGCGCAGGGAGCTGCACCCCCCCCCGCAGCAG GTGCAGCTCTGTCTGCGgccgtctcctcctctctctcccagaACATCGTGGAGGTGGTCGGGCAGGCGGGAGCGGCTCCTCTCACCTCGCTGCAGATCCACTTCATCCAGAACATGATCCACGAAACTCTGGAGGACTTCAG gGACGTCTGTCACAGAGACATTGTGAACCTGCAGGTCGAGATGGTGCGACAGTTTTACATCCAGCTG AATGAGATCCATGGTCTGATCGAGAAATACTCCGTGAACGAGtctctggtggaggaggtggagaagctGAGGGAGGAGAACCGGCGGCTGAAGACCAACTACTGA